The following proteins are encoded in a genomic region of Candidatus Atribacteria bacterium ADurb.Bin276:
- a CDS encoding Cupin domain protein, translating into MEIDGEKFEAEAGDVVYIPFAKFHRTENPYHLPLSYVWITINKEG; encoded by the coding sequence ATGGAGATAGACGGAGAAAAATTTGAAGCAGAAGCCGGTGACGTGGTATATATCCCTTTTGCTAAATTTCATCGAACTGAGAATCCTTATCATCTTCCCCTTTCTTACGTATGGATAACCATCAATAAGGAAGGTTGA
- the xylB_6 gene encoding Xylulose kinase — MPECFFLVVDIGTESVRAALIDSLGAIVGIQSRSTDFFSPHPGWAEQRPDEWWELTIECLKQLMVEHPGIEVVAIGVSAQMHAVVPIDSRGTLLMDKVPIWCDKRSTDICQQYQKELLPKEQIQLTANLIIPSWTGPKMKWIKDNLPQVYQQTEIFLTAKDYLNFRFTGEKYTDFSEASGSFLFSWKTKQWDNELIKMFGIDKLKLPEILPSNAIIGKLLPDIAAQIGCQPAIPVICGAGDMLCLLLGGGMVREGRSCDVTGTAADVSVLSPKPLLTEHLMNLHHAIDGWISFGILDSGGGSLKWFREAFYHQEDGRKMSYAQIDDEASDVPAGADGLLFFPYLMGERLLGSPSARGSFFGLRPHHQRKHFARAVMEGVCFDLKMSLDEIEERYSGTIEEMSVIGGGARSSLWCQLKANIYQKKVFTLAESEGGIIGAALLAFSALNGEPVDEIAEKWLKVKQVYVPDESRFDEYQKQYKNFRLFHDIFQQAYLHFGKEN; from the coding sequence ATGCCAGAATGTTTTTTCCTGGTTGTAGATATCGGTACCGAGAGCGTGAGAGCCGCTCTGATTGATAGTTTGGGTGCTATTGTTGGTATTCAATCCCGGTCTACAGATTTTTTTTCACCTCATCCTGGCTGGGCTGAACAAAGACCTGATGAGTGGTGGGAATTAACCATAGAATGCCTCAAACAACTCATGGTTGAGCATCCCGGCATTGAAGTTGTAGCGATCGGGGTCAGTGCCCAAATGCATGCAGTGGTTCCAATTGATTCTCGTGGGACTTTGTTGATGGATAAGGTCCCAATCTGGTGTGATAAACGTTCAACCGATATATGCCAACAATACCAAAAAGAGTTATTACCCAAAGAACAGATTCAGTTAACTGCCAATCTCATCATACCGAGTTGGACTGGCCCCAAAATGAAATGGATTAAAGATAATCTTCCTCAGGTCTATCAACAAACTGAAATTTTCCTAACGGCGAAAGATTACCTAAACTTCCGTTTTACTGGTGAAAAATATACTGATTTTTCGGAAGCATCAGGTAGTTTTCTTTTTTCCTGGAAAACGAAACAATGGGATAATGAACTGATTAAGATGTTTGGGATTGATAAATTGAAACTTCCCGAAATTTTACCTTCAAATGCGATAATTGGTAAATTACTTCCAGACATCGCTGCTCAAATTGGCTGCCAACCTGCTATCCCGGTGATTTGTGGAGCTGGTGATATGTTGTGTCTCCTTTTAGGAGGGGGAATGGTTCGAGAAGGGCGTTCCTGTGATGTAACCGGAACTGCTGCTGATGTTTCGGTGTTGAGTCCAAAACCACTTTTGACCGAACATTTGATGAATCTCCACCACGCTATTGATGGTTGGATTAGTTTTGGAATTTTGGATAGCGGTGGTGGTAGCTTAAAGTGGTTTCGAGAGGCTTTTTATCATCAGGAAGATGGTAGAAAAATGTCCTATGCTCAGATTGATGATGAAGCCAGTGATGTTCCAGCTGGTGCTGATGGCTTATTATTTTTTCCTTATTTAATGGGGGAGAGACTATTAGGTTCTCCCTCGGCACGGGGTAGTTTTTTTGGTTTGCGCCCTCATCATCAGCGAAAGCATTTTGCTCGAGCAGTCATGGAAGGGGTTTGTTTTGATTTAAAAATGAGCTTGGATGAGATCGAAGAGCGGTATTCAGGAACTATTGAAGAAATGTCAGTGATAGGAGGGGGCGCCCGGAGTTCTTTATGGTGTCAGCTCAAAGCCAATATCTATCAAAAAAAAGTATTTACTCTGGCTGAATCCGAAGGTGGAATCATCGGAGCGGCTTTGTTGGCTTTTTCTGCCCTAAATGGAGAGCCGGTCGATGAGATAGCTGAAAAGTGGTTAAAAGTAAAACAGGTTTACGTTCCCGATGAATCGCGGTTTGATGAATATCAAAAGCAGTATAAAAATTTTCGGTTGTTCCACGATATTTTCCAACAGGCTTATCTTCATTTTGGAAAGGAGAACTAA
- the gabD gene encoding Succinate-semialdehyde dehydrogenase (NADP(+)) GabD, producing MQYYHSFINGKWEEGEGSFEVTNPSNGEVIAAVSKVTLNQMKNTIDGAHVAFKIWSKKLAVERSRLLFKAAEKTREKAAEIGTILAKEQGKAIKDAEKEIIGAADCLEYYACLGVNILGEVPPPNALSLRSIALRQPIGVVFAVAAWNYPVSLISWKVAPALAAGCTVIIKPSRETPLSTIEFVRVCNEAGLPAGVLNVVNGENALISNEIFSNPLVKLVALTGSTKTGKEFIKASAHTVKRLMLELGGHSPFIVFADADLNRAVKDGVKRAFRNTGQICNSVNRIFVEKSVYDQFVKNFVEGTKKIRIGDPFEDPVPDCGPMVNQSGVKRMEEFIQDAKTHGGRIECGGKRPEDPKFSKGCYFEPTVITNVTPSMKIMMDEPFGPIVAIDSFSSVEEAVIKANNTRYGLVAYVYTSDIKKAGWVAENLEWGNVAINNISPDSLYAPYPGWKESGIGLELGHYGLDQYLEWKNIKIEI from the coding sequence GTGCAATATTATCATTCTTTTATAAATGGAAAATGGGAAGAAGGAGAAGGTTCTTTTGAGGTTACCAATCCGTCCAATGGTGAAGTTATTGCAGCTGTTTCTAAAGTGACGCTCAATCAGATGAAAAATACCATTGATGGTGCTCATGTTGCTTTTAAAATTTGGTCAAAAAAGCTCGCCGTTGAAAGAAGTCGGTTGCTTTTTAAAGCAGCGGAAAAAACGAGGGAAAAAGCTGCCGAGATCGGTACGATCTTAGCCAAAGAACAGGGAAAGGCTATCAAGGATGCCGAGAAAGAGATTATCGGAGCAGCTGATTGTTTAGAATATTATGCTTGTTTAGGAGTAAACATTTTAGGCGAGGTTCCACCCCCAAATGCTTTGAGTTTGCGAAGTATTGCCCTTCGGCAACCAATAGGAGTTGTGTTTGCGGTTGCTGCTTGGAATTATCCGGTTAGTCTTATTTCTTGGAAAGTTGCTCCAGCTTTAGCTGCTGGTTGTACAGTCATCATCAAACCATCTCGAGAAACACCACTTTCCACCATTGAGTTTGTGCGAGTTTGTAATGAAGCAGGATTACCAGCCGGAGTTTTAAACGTAGTAAACGGTGAAAATGCCCTGATTAGTAATGAAATATTTTCTAATCCATTAGTGAAATTAGTAGCCCTCACTGGTTCAACCAAGACCGGAAAAGAATTTATCAAAGCTTCTGCTCATACCGTTAAAAGACTGATGTTGGAATTGGGTGGGCATTCTCCCTTTATCGTTTTTGCTGATGCTGATTTGAACCGAGCCGTTAAAGATGGTGTTAAAAGAGCCTTCCGAAATACTGGTCAAATCTGTAATTCAGTCAATCGAATTTTTGTTGAAAAAAGTGTATATGACCAGTTTGTGAAGAATTTTGTTGAAGGGACCAAAAAAATACGTATCGGTGATCCCTTTGAGGATCCAGTTCCTGACTGTGGACCAATGGTCAATCAATCCGGTGTGAAAAGGATGGAAGAATTCATTCAAGATGCGAAAACTCATGGCGGTCGAATTGAATGTGGTGGAAAGAGACCAGAGGATCCAAAATTCAGCAAAGGGTGTTACTTTGAGCCAACAGTTATTACTAATGTTACACCGTCAATGAAAATCATGATGGATGAACCCTTTGGACCGATCGTTGCTATCGATTCTTTTTCCAGTGTTGAGGAAGCGGTTATTAAAGCTAATAACACTCGGTATGGTTTAGTTGCCTATGTATATACCAGCGATATCAAGAAGGCTGGATGGGTCGCAGAAAATCTGGAATGGGGAAATGTGGCCATAAATAATATTAGTCCGGACAGTTTGTATGCACCTTATCCGGGATGGAAAGAAAGTGGGATTGGTTTAGAACTCGGTCATTATGGACTTGACCAATATTTAGAATGGAAAAATATCAAAATAGAAATTTAG